From Halobacillus sp. Marseille-Q1614, the proteins below share one genomic window:
- a CDS encoding DUF2200 domain-containing protein — MTKHKIYTMSVSKVYPHYVAKAEKKGRTKTEVDEIIRWLTGYSQVELETQLEKQTDFETFFAEAPQLNPSRNLIKGVICGVRVEDIEEPTMQEIRYLDKLIDELAKGKAMEKILRKNQEAYPNKG, encoded by the coding sequence ATGACCAAACATAAGATCTATACAATGAGTGTATCAAAGGTCTATCCCCATTATGTTGCGAAGGCGGAGAAAAAAGGGCGTACGAAAACAGAAGTCGATGAAATTATCCGCTGGTTGACAGGGTATAGCCAGGTAGAGTTAGAAACACAATTGGAAAAGCAGACAGACTTTGAGACCTTCTTTGCGGAAGCTCCCCAGCTGAACCCTTCACGGAATTTGATCAAAGGTGTCATCTGTGGTGTCCGAGTGGAAGACATTGAAGAACCAACTATGCAGGAAATTCGCTATTTGGACAAGCTGATTGATGAGTTAGCAAAGGGAAAAGCAATGGAGAAGATTTTGCGGAAAAACCAAGAAGCTTATCCGAATAAAGGATAA
- a CDS encoding DeoR/GlpR family DNA-binding transcription regulator, which yields MLKQERQERIVDILNEEHKVIASDLSKRLSVSEDTIRRDLKELDNQGVIKRVHSGALRKGPPVEDFSTRQGIYNETKLNLATKALDLIKDDMVLLIDGGTTNLQLVHQLPLSLKGTVITNSPPIAMALTNHKDVEVIMIGGTLFKQSMVNLGIDTFEALTTMRADLYIMGIYKIDPQIGISVPSLSEALVKRKMASISTEILGMVTKDKLDTISNHIVCPTDHLTYLITEQLKPDIKELYEKQRIHIID from the coding sequence ATGCTTAAACAAGAACGCCAGGAAAGAATTGTTGATATTCTAAATGAGGAACACAAAGTGATTGCAAGCGATTTAAGCAAACGACTATCCGTTTCAGAAGATACGATTAGAAGAGACTTAAAAGAGTTAGATAACCAAGGTGTTATTAAAAGAGTACATAGCGGGGCGCTGCGAAAAGGACCTCCAGTCGAAGACTTTTCAACGAGGCAGGGAATTTATAATGAAACTAAATTGAATCTGGCTACCAAGGCCTTAGATCTTATTAAAGACGATATGGTCCTATTAATCGATGGGGGGACGACTAACTTACAATTGGTACATCAGCTGCCCTTGTCTCTAAAGGGCACTGTGATAACGAACAGTCCTCCTATTGCGATGGCACTTACTAATCATAAAGATGTTGAAGTCATTATGATTGGAGGAACCTTATTTAAGCAGTCCATGGTGAATTTGGGGATTGATACCTTTGAAGCATTAACTACAATGAGGGCAGATTTATATATAATGGGTATTTATAAAATTGATCCTCAAATAGGAATAAGTGTTCCGAGTTTGTCGGAAGCCTTAGTAAAACGAAAAATGGCATCTATTTCTACTGAAATTCTGGGAATGGTAACTAAAGATAAGTTAGATACGATTTCTAACCATATCGTTTGTCCAACAGATCATTTGACTTACTTAATAACAGAACAACTAAAACCGGATATTAAAGAGTTGTACGAGAAACAAAGAATCCATATTATCGATTAA
- a CDS encoding ribulose-phosphate 3-epimerase encodes MQKKITIAPSIMCADLCNLEKSVKEIEREGLDTLHIDVIDGSFSPSMPLGISTIEQLRKITDMKFDVHIMSNDNEFFIQEMLKIGVDQITFHIETSTHIDRYINLIKKHDTKVGIALNPATPLSVLDYVLPQCDTVLLMLINPGFATDKNEEQVSYAKKKVENLSDLIKSKGLDTKIEVDGRVSLNTIAGLVNAGADTLVAGSTSLFHSENSLADNKKLIEELIVEGLHEEAEQYEQL; translated from the coding sequence ATGCAAAAAAAGATTACTATAGCTCCATCCATAATGTGTGCGGATCTCTGTAATTTAGAAAAAAGCGTGAAAGAAATTGAGAGAGAGGGACTGGATACGTTACACATTGATGTCATCGATGGATCGTTCAGCCCAAGCATGCCGCTCGGTATCTCAACCATTGAACAATTAAGAAAAATAACGGATATGAAATTTGACGTCCACATTATGTCAAATGACAATGAGTTCTTTATTCAGGAGATGCTCAAAATAGGTGTCGATCAAATAACCTTCCATATTGAAACCAGTACACATATCGATCGTTATATCAATTTAATTAAAAAGCATGACACCAAGGTCGGCATTGCGCTTAACCCGGCAACTCCACTATCTGTTCTGGATTATGTGTTACCGCAATGTGACACAGTTTTACTGATGTTGATCAATCCAGGCTTTGCAACGGATAAGAACGAAGAGCAAGTCTCCTATGCTAAAAAGAAAGTGGAAAATTTATCTGACTTGATAAAATCTAAAGGGCTAGATACCAAAATTGAAGTGGATGGACGAGTCTCCTTAAATACTATAGCAGGGTTGGTAAACGCTGGTGCAGATACATTAGTGGCTGGCAGCACAAGTTTATTCCATTCTGAAAATAGCCTGGCAGACAATAAAAAGTTGATAGAAGAACTTATTGTTGAAGGATTACATGAGGAGGCTGAACAATATGAGCAATTATAA
- the hxlB gene encoding 6-phospho-3-hexuloisomerase, translating to MSNYNNATKKITDEITASLTNIKSDDVDQLINEINKAEKVFFVGVGRVLLSLKAIAKRLAHIGINTYVVGQITEPAITDKDLLIVGSGSGETQFPLIIANKAKQFNARVAHIGANPNSSMSQYSDLFIRIPISSNADTPEEVQSEQPMKSLFEQSLLLLGDTIALMMVNEKNIELQSLWEYHANLE from the coding sequence ATGAGCAATTATAATAATGCAACTAAAAAAATAACAGATGAAATTACAGCGAGTTTAACCAATATCAAAAGCGATGATGTAGATCAATTAATAAATGAGATAAATAAAGCAGAAAAAGTATTTTTCGTAGGTGTGGGCAGGGTTCTCTTATCCTTAAAAGCCATAGCCAAAAGATTAGCTCATATCGGCATTAACACGTACGTGGTCGGGCAAATCACTGAACCAGCCATTACGGATAAGGATTTACTTATTGTGGGATCTGGGAGCGGAGAAACACAATTCCCTTTGATTATCGCAAACAAAGCTAAACAGTTTAATGCCAGAGTTGCCCATATCGGTGCAAATCCGAACAGCTCCATGAGCCAATATTCAGATCTATTTATCAGAATTCCAATAAGCTCAAATGCTGATACTCCTGAAGAAGTCCAATCTGAGCAGCCGATGAAAAGCTTATTTGAGCAAAGTTTACTGTTATTGGGAGACACTATTGCATTGATGATGGTGAATGAAAAAAATATTGAGCTGCAATCACTTTGGGAATACCACGCGAATTTAGAATAA
- a CDS encoding mannitol-1-phosphate 5-dehydrogenase, giving the protein MKALHFGAGNIGKGLIGYLLNKSGFDLCFVDVNESTVNSMNRSNQYFLEILDEDRTGESISPVRALHSSSQEEVIDAIVEADLITTSVGAGNLSKIAPVISKGLLKRIQLDKGSIDIIANENMINASSKLKDEVHRNTSESDREAIRSHVGFPNSAIDRLSLSEKRSEGEVTLVEPYYEWMIEKPGMLHSDLPPINNATYVDELKPYIERKLYIVNMGHAATAYTAFLEGYTTIQSALKNPEIEKFLREALQESARYFIQTYDFEAGEMSGFIDKTVKRFKNDNISDDIVRVGRAPIRKLGFEERLVKPTRVLFETGLPIERLTTAVAAAFLFHNPHDEESVTIQSYIREHGIEQSITHFTEIEDTTLKSKIKDNYISLKEKYSLKS; this is encoded by the coding sequence ATGAAAGCGCTGCATTTTGGTGCAGGAAATATCGGTAAGGGTTTAATCGGATATTTGTTGAACAAAAGCGGATTCGACTTATGCTTTGTTGATGTTAACGAATCTACGGTCAATAGTATGAATCGAAGCAACCAATATTTTTTGGAAATATTAGATGAAGATCGTACAGGAGAAAGCATTTCCCCTGTACGTGCATTGCATAGTAGTTCACAAGAAGAGGTGATCGATGCAATAGTTGAAGCTGACCTTATCACCACATCTGTAGGAGCAGGTAATTTATCGAAAATTGCTCCTGTGATATCCAAAGGTCTGTTAAAAAGAATTCAGTTGGATAAAGGCAGCATTGACATCATTGCAAATGAGAACATGATAAATGCTTCCTCTAAATTGAAAGATGAGGTCCATAGAAATACCTCTGAGAGTGATAGGGAAGCTATCCGTTCCCATGTTGGATTTCCGAATTCAGCTATCGATCGACTTTCACTGTCCGAGAAGAGGAGTGAAGGTGAAGTTACCCTTGTGGAACCTTACTACGAATGGATGATCGAAAAGCCGGGAATGCTCCATTCAGATTTACCACCCATAAATAACGCCACTTATGTAGACGAGTTAAAGCCCTATATTGAACGAAAGCTGTATATCGTCAATATGGGCCATGCGGCCACAGCTTATACCGCGTTTCTAGAGGGTTATACCACGATTCAGAGCGCCTTGAAGAACCCGGAAATTGAAAAATTCTTAAGGGAAGCACTTCAGGAATCGGCTCGTTACTTTATTCAAACCTATGATTTTGAGGCTGGGGAAATGAGCGGGTTTATTGATAAGACGGTTAAGCGTTTTAAAAATGATAATATAAGTGATGATATAGTACGAGTCGGCAGGGCGCCAATCAGAAAGCTGGGCTTTGAGGAGAGATTGGTCAAACCAACCAGAGTCCTTTTCGAAACAGGCTTACCGATCGAGAGACTCACAACTGCCGTGGCCGCAGCCTTCTTATTTCATAACCCTCACGATGAAGAGTCCGTCACTATCCAATCCTATATTCGTGAACATGGAATCGAACAATCTATTACCCATTTCACGGAAATCGAGGATACGACCTTAAAGAGTAAGATCAAAGATAACTATATCAGCTTAAAAGAAAAGTACTCATTAAAATCATAA
- a CDS encoding PTS sugar transporter subunit IIA, translating into MLAEYLEGNIRFLPSVDSWEAGIQEAAAPLLDNGSITPKYIDDMIQNVNTNGPYIVIVPGIAMPHAKNDDSVVKTSVSYLKLEEPVQFPKNKEVNTFFVLAAEDSTGHLDLISDLSSVLMEDEIKNKLEESKSEQEILEVLKMVE; encoded by the coding sequence ATGTTAGCCGAGTATTTAGAAGGAAATATCCGTTTCTTACCATCCGTTGATTCTTGGGAAGCTGGAATACAAGAAGCTGCGGCTCCATTATTAGATAATGGGTCGATCACTCCTAAGTATATTGACGATATGATCCAAAATGTAAATACGAATGGTCCTTATATTGTCATTGTCCCAGGAATTGCGATGCCACATGCCAAAAATGATGACAGCGTAGTCAAAACAAGTGTATCCTATTTAAAGCTGGAAGAACCTGTACAGTTTCCAAAAAATAAAGAAGTAAATACCTTTTTCGTTTTAGCTGCTGAGGATAGCACTGGACACCTGGATCTAATATCTGACTTGTCTTCTGTTCTGATGGAGGACGAGATTAAGAATAAACTCGAAGAATCCAAAAGTGAGCAGGAAATATTAGAAGTGTTAAAAATGGTTGAATAG
- a CDS encoding PTS mannitol transporter subunit IICB: MADAVHPTDNVVETNTPSTRARVQAFGGFLTNMVLPNIGAFIAWGLLTALFIPTGWIPNEELAQIVDPAIKYLLPLLLAITGGRMVGGQRGAVMGAIGAIGLIVGSDIPMFLGAMVIGPLGGWIIKKFDSLIENKIPAGFEMIVNNFSLGILGFLLMILSFFFIGPTIESANNLVTAAIEALVATGLLPLLSLINEPAKVLFLNNVIDQGIYYPLGMQAAAETGKSIYFTVASNPGPGLGLLLAFTLFGKKTARRTAPGAIVIHFLGGIHELYFPYVLMKPLTIIGMIAGGMSGIAVFSLFDAGLVAGPSPGSIFAYLGLTPKGNFIGIIAGVLVAAVVTFLVTAFILKLDRSSEDEDISASVEKSKAMKQEGKMVSANSQENQEEINKISFACNAGAGSSAMGATTFRKKLQKNNIEGIEVKHYRIEDVPQHSDIIVVHEDLQERARRAHPDKEIITIENYLNDPALAQLMERLKRD, from the coding sequence ATGGCTGATGCAGTACATCCAACGGATAATGTTGTAGAGACAAACACTCCTTCTACGCGCGCGAGGGTTCAAGCATTTGGCGGCTTTTTAACAAATATGGTTCTACCGAATATTGGAGCATTTATTGCCTGGGGACTATTGACTGCTTTGTTTATACCAACTGGTTGGATTCCGAATGAAGAGCTTGCCCAGATTGTCGATCCAGCTATTAAATACCTGCTTCCTTTACTTTTAGCCATTACGGGTGGACGAATGGTTGGAGGACAAAGAGGAGCTGTAATGGGGGCTATCGGGGCGATTGGATTAATCGTTGGATCAGATATTCCGATGTTCCTGGGTGCAATGGTTATCGGTCCTTTAGGGGGCTGGATCATCAAAAAATTTGACAGCCTCATTGAAAATAAAATTCCTGCAGGATTTGAAATGATTGTTAACAATTTCTCGCTGGGGATTTTAGGATTCTTATTGATGATTCTATCCTTTTTCTTTATAGGACCTACAATAGAATCAGCGAATAACCTTGTAACAGCAGCTATTGAGGCGTTAGTCGCCACTGGTTTACTGCCTTTGCTTTCTCTCATTAATGAGCCGGCTAAGGTATTATTCTTAAACAACGTCATTGACCAAGGCATCTATTATCCCTTGGGAATGCAAGCTGCTGCCGAAACAGGGAAGTCCATTTACTTCACAGTAGCTTCTAACCCCGGTCCAGGTCTTGGATTGTTGCTGGCATTCACTTTATTCGGCAAAAAGACGGCTAGACGAACCGCCCCGGGTGCAATAGTCATCCACTTCTTAGGCGGAATTCATGAACTCTATTTCCCTTACGTATTGATGAAACCCCTTACAATAATTGGGATGATCGCCGGGGGTATGTCAGGTATCGCTGTTTTCAGTTTGTTTGACGCGGGCCTTGTTGCCGGCCCAAGCCCTGGCTCTATATTCGCCTACCTTGGATTAACCCCTAAAGGAAACTTTATCGGAATCATCGCTGGTGTACTGGTAGCTGCCGTTGTCACATTCCTGGTGACAGCTTTCATTCTGAAACTTGACAGAAGTTCCGAAGATGAAGATATTTCTGCTTCTGTAGAGAAGTCGAAAGCTATGAAGCAAGAAGGGAAAATGGTTTCTGCAAATAGTCAAGAAAATCAAGAAGAAATCAATAAAATTTCTTTTGCATGTAATGCGGGGGCGGGAAGCAGCGCAATGGGCGCAACCACCTTCAGAAAGAAATTGCAAAAGAATAATATCGAAGGCATCGAAGTCAAACATTACAGAATAGAAGATGTTCCACAACATTCGGACATCATTGTAGTCCATGAAGATTTACAGGAAAGAGCGAGAAGAGCTCATCCTGATAAGGAAATTATCACGATAGAGAACTATTTAAATGATCCCGCTCTTGCACAGTTAATGGAGAGATTGAAAAGGGATTAA
- a CDS encoding triacylglycerol lipase encodes MDKYFFYTFSLFIVFFLVVPNSSMAESEEGFLLEQGTPPPGANNPSCEPADDKPNPVILVPGTFERSAQNWMELSPALASKGYCVYALNYGFTHAGASTGPIEESAQELKSFVDNVRQLTGADQVDIIGHSQGGMMPRYYLKYLGGDKYVDNLIAFVPSNHGTKGFFGFERLNPKLADISSCIACQQQLAGSEFLENLNSGEEVRGNVSYTVLTTETDQVVIPYTSAFLEGPKKQISNITIQDHYPLNKIGHQGIVYDPFSYAFVYDALAHDGPADAERALSPFN; translated from the coding sequence TTGGATAAGTATTTCTTTTACACGTTTAGTTTGTTCATCGTTTTCTTTCTCGTAGTACCGAATTCATCCATGGCTGAAAGTGAGGAAGGTTTTTTATTAGAGCAAGGCACACCGCCGCCTGGAGCTAATAATCCGAGTTGTGAGCCAGCTGACGATAAACCCAACCCGGTCATTCTTGTTCCCGGTACATTTGAGCGCAGTGCCCAAAACTGGATGGAGCTGTCCCCTGCACTTGCAAGTAAGGGATACTGTGTCTATGCATTAAATTACGGGTTTACTCACGCCGGGGCTTCTACAGGTCCTATTGAAGAATCCGCTCAAGAATTGAAAAGTTTTGTTGACAATGTTCGTCAACTCACCGGTGCAGATCAAGTAGATATTATAGGGCACAGCCAGGGTGGAATGATGCCGAGGTACTATCTCAAGTATCTAGGCGGGGACAAGTATGTAGATAACTTAATTGCTTTTGTGCCTTCTAACCATGGAACAAAGGGATTTTTTGGTTTCGAAAGACTAAACCCAAAGCTGGCTGACATCTCTTCTTGTATAGCCTGCCAGCAGCAACTAGCAGGATCGGAATTTCTTGAAAATCTAAACAGCGGAGAGGAAGTCCGAGGAAACGTTTCTTATACTGTTTTAACTACGGAAACTGATCAAGTGGTCATCCCCTATACCTCAGCTTTCCTTGAAGGACCAAAGAAACAAATATCTAACATTACGATTCAAGACCACTATCCATTGAACAAAATCGGTCATCAGGGAATAGTCTATGACCCATTCTCTTATGCCTTTGTTTATGATGCGCTTGCTCATGATGGTCCGGCAGACGCTGAACGAGCGTTAAGCCCATTTAATTAA
- a CDS encoding cysteine hydrolase family protein, whose amino-acid sequence MRKALLVIDVQNGMFQKGNVVYKGDRLLQNLKDLIGQARSTETPIFYVQHNAHSGKPLEYGTKGWGIHPDITPNSQDVIIQKNTPDSFFNTSLDDELKKQGIGHLVIAGIQTEACVDTACRRAFSMGYKVTLVSDTHSTWDSQDITARQIINHHNGVLRWFADVNPSENITFDS is encoded by the coding sequence ATGAGGAAAGCACTACTGGTTATAGACGTTCAAAATGGGATGTTTCAAAAAGGTAATGTTGTATATAAAGGGGACAGGTTACTGCAGAATTTAAAAGATCTCATTGGACAAGCACGATCTACTGAGACACCCATTTTTTATGTACAGCATAATGCCCATTCAGGTAAACCTCTAGAGTATGGCACAAAAGGATGGGGGATCCATCCTGACATTACGCCAAACAGCCAAGATGTAATCATTCAAAAAAATACTCCTGATTCATTTTTTAATACTTCTTTAGATGATGAACTGAAAAAACAAGGGATTGGACATCTAGTAATCGCGGGAATTCAAACAGAAGCGTGTGTGGATACGGCCTGTAGAAGAGCTTTTAGTATGGGATATAAAGTGACTTTAGTTTCAGATACGCACAGCACTTGGGATTCCCAAGACATTACTGCCCGACAAATCATAAACCATCATAACGGGGTATTGCGTTGGTTTGCCGATGTTAATCCAAGTGAAAATATTACATTTGATAGCTGA
- the helD gene encoding RNA polymerase recycling motor HelD has protein sequence MNKEIRKEQEYLDKVMGTIAKQIYEVEADAAKRKEEVIHIRKHFWDDLKINMDTFDDYLETIIGMRQQAQDLSVSQSTHRHSYHRLARLKRIEKDPYFGRIDFTEEGTHETEQIHIGVSTVTDEVSETILIYDWRAPISSIYYDYPPGPADYGIPGGGIIRGELEKKWQYNISNGVIESMFDTSLAIGDEILQEVLGKGSNKQMHSIVATIQREQNKIIRNVSGRLLVVQGAAGSGKTSAALQRIAYFLYKYRDTLKADQILLFTPNTMFSNYVSHVLPELGEENMQQETFQDYLDYRLDRLFIVEDPYDQLEYLLEAADDPHYKIRKASIQFKASSAFFEGIKRYREALEESGLIFRGIKFRGQTLVSAKQITDTFYSENTSLRFLNRIDKLKEWLLKEIDQVEKTEVKKPWVQEEIELLSKDELQKVFTQLEEDSFEFYEKENQILARIIVRRRLKSLREKVEALEFIHVKKLYKQLFDHSTSNKLWDEKDIPKEWEEICLLTKEMLEEGKLYHEDATPFLLLKELIQGFQSNTSIKYVLIDEAQDYSVFQFEFIKRLFPRARMTVLGDFNQAIFAHSNNLADFHALTSLYGPDETERITLDRSYRSTKQIIEFTRELVPEGEQIKAFDREGEKPTLTVLPDQKELHEEIIAKAEDLQNRGSHTIAIICKSAAESSSAYQSLSTIKNLKLVKKSTDEYEQGVIVIPAYLAKGIEFDSVIIYNASQQVYGDESLRRLFYTACTRAMHHLHIYSVGEPSPFLTNIRSGRLLITQD, from the coding sequence CTGAACAAAGAAATTCGAAAAGAGCAGGAGTATCTGGATAAGGTGATGGGTACCATTGCGAAGCAAATCTACGAGGTGGAAGCAGATGCGGCCAAGCGTAAAGAAGAAGTCATCCATATCCGTAAGCACTTTTGGGATGATCTTAAAATTAATATGGATACGTTTGATGATTACCTGGAGACCATTATCGGAATGAGGCAGCAGGCGCAGGATTTGTCTGTCAGTCAGAGTACACACAGGCATTCCTATCATAGGCTGGCGAGACTTAAACGAATAGAGAAGGACCCTTATTTCGGCCGGATTGATTTCACGGAAGAGGGAACTCATGAGACAGAACAGATTCATATCGGAGTTTCGACGGTTACGGATGAAGTGAGCGAAACAATCCTTATTTACGATTGGAGAGCTCCGATTTCGAGTATCTATTATGATTATCCCCCTGGACCGGCGGACTATGGTATCCCGGGTGGAGGAATTATTCGAGGGGAGCTTGAGAAGAAGTGGCAGTATAACATCAGTAATGGTGTGATCGAGTCCATGTTCGATACGAGCCTTGCGATCGGTGATGAGATCCTGCAGGAAGTGCTGGGTAAAGGATCCAATAAGCAAATGCATAGCATCGTGGCAACGATTCAGAGGGAGCAGAATAAAATTATCCGCAACGTTAGCGGGAGACTTTTAGTCGTGCAGGGGGCGGCGGGAAGCGGTAAAACATCCGCTGCCCTCCAGCGCATCGCTTATTTTCTTTATAAATATCGGGACACTCTAAAGGCAGATCAGATCCTTTTATTTACTCCTAACACAATGTTCAGCAACTATGTATCGCATGTGTTACCAGAGCTTGGAGAAGAGAACATGCAGCAGGAAACCTTTCAGGATTATCTGGACTACCGGCTGGATCGCTTATTTATTGTTGAGGATCCTTATGATCAGCTGGAATATCTTCTGGAGGCTGCGGATGACCCTCACTATAAAATAAGAAAAGCCAGTATTCAATTTAAGGCTTCATCGGCCTTCTTTGAAGGCATCAAAAGGTATCGGGAAGCTCTAGAGGAATCTGGATTGATTTTTAGAGGGATTAAGTTCCGCGGGCAGACGCTCGTTTCCGCTAAACAAATCACAGACACTTTTTATAGTGAGAATACCTCGCTGCGCTTTCTTAATAGAATTGACAAGTTGAAAGAGTGGTTATTGAAGGAAATCGATCAAGTGGAGAAGACAGAAGTGAAGAAGCCGTGGGTACAGGAAGAAATCGAGCTGCTCAGCAAAGATGAACTTCAGAAGGTATTCACTCAATTAGAGGAAGATTCCTTTGAATTCTACGAAAAAGAGAATCAGATCCTGGCCCGGATCATCGTACGCAGGAGGCTGAAGTCTTTGCGTGAAAAGGTAGAGGCTCTTGAATTTATCCATGTGAAAAAATTATACAAGCAGCTTTTTGATCACTCGACGAGTAACAAGTTATGGGATGAAAAAGATATTCCTAAAGAGTGGGAAGAAATTTGCCTGTTGACGAAAGAAATGCTGGAGGAAGGGAAGCTTTATCACGAGGATGCTACGCCATTCTTGCTGCTGAAGGAGCTCATTCAAGGCTTTCAGTCAAATACTTCAATTAAATATGTGCTCATAGATGAAGCGCAGGATTATTCTGTCTTTCAATTCGAGTTTATTAAAAGGTTATTTCCCAGAGCCAGGATGACGGTGCTGGGTGACTTTAATCAGGCCATCTTTGCCCACTCAAATAATTTGGCAGACTTTCACGCACTGACCAGCTTATATGGACCGGATGAAACGGAGCGTATCACGTTAGACCGCAGTTACCGATCGACCAAGCAGATTATTGAGTTTACCCGTGAACTTGTTCCAGAAGGTGAACAAATCAAGGCTTTTGACCGGGAGGGAGAGAAACCAACCCTTACAGTGCTGCCTGACCAAAAGGAACTGCACGAAGAAATCATAGCTAAAGCAGAAGACTTGCAAAATCGCGGGTCTCATACGATCGCCATCATTTGTAAATCAGCTGCAGAAAGTTCATCAGCCTATCAATCTCTAAGTACCATAAAAAATCTTAAACTCGTGAAGAAGAGCACCGATGAGTATGAACAAGGGGTGATTGTGATTCCGGCCTACCTGGCAAAAGGGATCGAATTTGATTCTGTCATTATTTATAATGCCTCACAGCAAGTCTATGGAGATGAAAGTCTGCGCCGATTGTTTTATACCGCGTGTACGAGAGCTATGCATCACCTGCACATTTATAGTGTAGGCGAACCAAGTCCTTTTCTAACAAACATTCGGTCTGGAAGATTGCTGATCACTCAGGATTGA